From the genome of Negativicoccus succinicivorans, one region includes:
- a CDS encoding KOW domain-containing RNA-binding protein yields MTETRPLSPGTIVEATAGRERGQWFVVLRCHDASYVELADGRKRPVAQPKTKNRRHVRIRVAADSDAAYRRTHPHSPWRDEEIRAAITQAKAALQKGGFDEQGRCH; encoded by the coding sequence ATGACCGAAACCAGACCGCTCTCTCCCGGCACTATCGTTGAGGCGACTGCCGGACGCGAACGGGGACAATGGTTCGTGGTACTGCGTTGTCATGATGCCTCGTATGTGGAGCTTGCCGACGGACGCAAACGTCCGGTTGCACAGCCCAAAACAAAGAATCGTCGACATGTGCGCATACGCGTCGCCGCCGATTCGGATGCGGCCTATCGCCGCACGCATCCTCATTCGCCGTGGCGGGATGAAGAAATCCGCGCCGCGATTACCCAAGCAAAAGCTGCACTGCAAAAAGGAGGCTTTGATGAGCAAGGAAGATGTCATTGA
- the rpmJ gene encoding 50S ribosomal protein L36, with the protein MKVRPSVKKVCDKCKIIKRKGRVMVICENPKHKQRQG; encoded by the coding sequence ATGAAAGTCAGACCGTCCGTAAAAAAGGTTTGCGATAAATGCAAAATTATTAAACGCAAAGGCCGTGTCATGGTCATTTGCGAAAACCCGAAACATAAACAACGTCAAGGATAA
- a CDS encoding adenylate kinase, with protein sequence MYILLMGPPGAGKGTQAERLIEKYGIPQISTGDMFRAAVKNGTPLGLEAKKHMDNGTLVPDEVTIGIVRERLAQPDARDGFILDGFPRTTAQAVALDAILRELNITLDGIINIAVPNEELVRRTSGRLICRTCGATYHKAFNPPQKAGVCDKDGGELYQRDDDQEAVVKERLAVYGQQTKPLIDYYKNNGHYVEIDGLQDMEDVFKDIVTALEKKDGQ encoded by the coding sequence ATGTACATTTTGTTAATGGGACCGCCCGGCGCCGGTAAAGGTACGCAAGCGGAACGACTCATCGAAAAGTATGGGATTCCTCAAATTTCGACGGGCGATATGTTCCGCGCGGCCGTAAAAAACGGTACGCCGCTCGGTTTGGAAGCAAAAAAACATATGGATAACGGTACGCTGGTACCCGATGAAGTGACGATCGGCATTGTTCGCGAGCGCTTGGCGCAACCGGATGCGCGTGACGGCTTCATCTTGGACGGTTTCCCGCGTACGACGGCACAGGCGGTAGCGTTGGATGCGATTCTGCGTGAACTTAATATCACGCTGGACGGCATTATCAATATTGCGGTTCCGAATGAAGAATTGGTCCGCCGCACCAGCGGTCGGCTGATTTGCCGCACATGTGGTGCGACGTATCATAAAGCGTTTAATCCGCCGCAAAAAGCCGGTGTCTGCGATAAAGACGGTGGCGAGTTGTACCAACGTGACGACGATCAGGAAGCGGTCGTCAAAGAACGTTTAGCCGTCTACGGACAACAGACCAAGCCCTTGATCGATTACTACAAAAACAACGGACATTATGTAGAAATTGACGGGCTGCAGGATATGGAAGACGTCTTCAAAGACATCGTTACCGCTTTGGAAAAGAAGGACGGACAATGA
- a CDS encoding DNA-directed RNA polymerase subunit alpha, whose product MIEEKNFDIETVELSADERYGKFVCEPLDRGYGITLGNSLRRVLLSSLDGVAITSIKIDGVLHEFSTIPGVREDVTDIILNLKKVCFKAHSEAEFPLEVRVDIEKEGQFTAGDIVVPSELEILNSDLHIATLDNDAHVVMTLTIDRGHGYVPATKNKREDDAIGVIPIDSIFSPILRANYKVEDTRVGNELDYDKMTLELTTDGSIGAKDAVAKAATILVMYLRHFQNIATDRDLIAVSTNFDNEEETATEPEIDFESIRIEELELSVRAFNCLKRANINTLADLLKKTEDDLTKVRNLGKKSIEEIKERLTEYDGHGLTLKQKDE is encoded by the coding sequence ATGATAGAAGAGAAGAATTTTGACATCGAAACAGTCGAACTGTCGGCTGACGAACGGTACGGTAAATTTGTTTGTGAACCGCTGGATCGCGGTTACGGCATTACCTTGGGTAACAGCTTGCGGCGCGTTTTGCTGTCCTCATTGGACGGCGTCGCCATTACCTCCATTAAAATCGATGGCGTATTGCACGAATTCTCCACCATCCCCGGTGTCCGGGAAGACGTGACCGATATCATCCTGAACCTCAAAAAAGTGTGCTTTAAAGCACACAGCGAAGCGGAATTTCCGTTAGAAGTCCGGGTCGATATAGAAAAAGAAGGCCAATTCACGGCCGGCGACATCGTCGTTCCGTCGGAATTGGAAATCTTGAACAGCGATCTGCACATTGCCACACTCGACAACGATGCTCATGTGGTAATGACGCTTACCATTGATCGCGGTCACGGCTATGTGCCGGCGACGAAGAACAAGAGAGAAGATGACGCGATCGGCGTCATCCCGATCGATTCGATTTTCTCGCCGATTTTACGGGCGAACTACAAAGTAGAAGATACCCGCGTCGGCAACGAACTCGACTACGATAAAATGACATTGGAACTGACCACTGACGGCTCGATTGGAGCCAAGGACGCCGTAGCGAAAGCAGCGACCATCCTGGTCATGTACCTGCGTCATTTCCAAAATATCGCGACCGACCGTGACCTCATCGCTGTCAGCACGAACTTCGACAACGAAGAGGAAACGGCGACGGAACCGGAAATTGATTTCGAATCGATCCGTATTGAAGAATTGGAACTTTCCGTTCGGGCCTTCAACTGCCTGAAACGCGCCAATATCAATACGCTTGCGGACTTGCTCAAAAAGACCGAAGATGACTTAACGAAAGTACGCAACTTGGGTAAAAAATCGATTGAAGAAATCAAAGAACGCCTGACCGAATATGACGGTCACGGTTTGACCTTGAAACAAAAGGACGAATAG
- the infA gene encoding translation initiation factor IF-1 translates to MSKEDVIEVEGKVVEALPNAMFKVKLENSHIVLAHVSGKMRMNFIRILPGDRVTLELTPYDLNRGRITYRFK, encoded by the coding sequence ATGAGCAAGGAAGATGTCATTGAAGTAGAGGGTAAAGTCGTTGAAGCGTTACCGAACGCCATGTTCAAAGTGAAGCTTGAAAACAGCCACATTGTTCTGGCGCATGTATCCGGTAAAATGCGGATGAATTTTATCCGTATCCTTCCGGGTGACCGAGTCACTTTGGAATTGACTCCGTACGATTTAAATCGGGGCCGGATCACCTATCGCTTCAAGTAA
- the map gene encoding type I methionyl aminopeptidase produces the protein MIILRSAREIERIAAAGKIAAQTLQLLASKAVPGISTWELDQIAEEYIVQQGAIPECKGYYGFPGSVCISVNEGVVHGIPSKRVILKEGDIVSLDLVVTKDGFMGDTAMTVPVGEISPKTQQLLDVTQGALAAGIAAAVVGNHVGDIGHAVSAFVEPYHYGVVKEYVGHGIGTEMHAEPEVPNYGTPHTGDRLEAGMILCIEPMINLGTAQVRTLKDGWTVVTKDRKPSAHFEHTIAITDDGPRILTERS, from the coding sequence ATGATCATTCTGCGATCCGCCCGCGAGATCGAGCGCATTGCCGCTGCCGGCAAAATCGCCGCGCAGACATTGCAACTGCTCGCCAGTAAAGCGGTTCCCGGTATTTCTACCTGGGAACTGGATCAAATAGCGGAAGAATACATTGTTCAGCAAGGAGCCATTCCTGAATGCAAAGGGTATTACGGATTTCCGGGCTCGGTTTGTATTTCGGTGAATGAAGGCGTAGTGCATGGCATCCCCTCCAAACGAGTGATTCTCAAAGAGGGAGATATCGTCAGTCTGGATTTGGTGGTTACCAAAGACGGATTTATGGGCGATACTGCGATGACAGTGCCGGTTGGCGAGATCAGTCCGAAAACGCAACAGCTTTTGGACGTCACGCAGGGGGCGCTCGCAGCAGGCATCGCCGCTGCCGTAGTCGGCAACCATGTCGGTGATATCGGTCACGCGGTCTCGGCGTTTGTCGAGCCGTACCATTACGGCGTAGTTAAAGAATACGTCGGACACGGTATCGGCACCGAAATGCATGCGGAACCGGAAGTACCGAATTACGGCACTCCGCACACCGGCGATCGGCTGGAGGCGGGGATGATTCTTTGTATCGAGCCGATGATCAATCTCGGCACCGCACAGGTGCGCACTTTAAAAGACGGCTGGACTGTCGTAACCAAGGATCGCAAACCGTCCGCTCACTTTGAGCATACGATTGCGATTACCGACGACGGCCCCCGCATTTTGACGGAGCGCTCATGA
- the rpsM gene encoding 30S ribosomal protein S13, with product MARIAGVDLPRDKRVEIGLTYIYGIGLTLSKKVLEKTGVNPDTRVRDLTEDEVAKLREALDEYKVEGDLRREESLNIKRLVEINSYRGRRHRAGLPVNGQRTKTNARTRKGPKKTIAGKKK from the coding sequence ATGGCACGTATAGCCGGTGTAGACTTACCCCGTGATAAGCGCGTTGAGATTGGCTTAACCTATATTTATGGTATCGGCCTCACTCTTTCCAAAAAGGTATTGGAAAAGACCGGTGTAAATCCGGATACGCGGGTCCGCGACCTCACTGAAGATGAAGTTGCGAAACTGCGTGAAGCTTTGGACGAATATAAAGTAGAAGGCGATCTGCGTCGTGAAGAATCGCTTAATATTAAACGTTTAGTGGAAATCAATTCGTATCGTGGTCGCCGTCACCGTGCAGGATTGCCGGTCAACGGTCAACGCACGAAAACGAATGCCCGTACACGCAAAGGTCCGAAGAAGACCATTGCCGGTAAAAAGAAATAA
- the rpsK gene encoding 30S ribosomal protein S11: MAKARTKRKEKKHVESGAAHIRSTFNNTIVTITDTNGNTLSWASAGGLGFRGSRKSTPFAAQMAAEQAAKAAMEQGLREVEVYVKGPGSGREAAIRALQAAGLDVNMIKDVTPIPHNGCRPPKRRRV; the protein is encoded by the coding sequence TTGGCTAAAGCAAGAACCAAACGTAAAGAAAAGAAACACGTAGAGTCGGGGGCTGCACACATCCGCTCGACCTTCAATAACACGATCGTAACGATTACCGATACGAACGGCAACACCCTTTCCTGGGCTTCTGCCGGCGGATTAGGTTTCCGCGGATCTCGTAAAAGCACTCCCTTTGCTGCGCAAATGGCCGCTGAACAGGCAGCTAAAGCAGCGATGGAACAAGGCTTGCGGGAAGTAGAAGTATATGTAAAGGGTCCGGGATCCGGCCGTGAAGCCGCGATCCGTGCGCTGCAAGCAGCGGGCCTTGATGTCAACATGATTAAGGACGTAACACCGATTCCCCATAACGGTTGCCGCCCCCCGAAACGCAGACGTGTCTGA
- a CDS encoding helix-turn-helix domain-containing protein codes for MTYYDFVKDYMKVDECKNNRKYSSAGHTFCWSKNNSTHAEGLYWFYEGDGFIIDVHDFYIREEVIQNSTYSMSDYVSIYSSYIVSANGEKFSPYQTLTANSLCTLDFDNIRDDFLFLLHENSYYLSVSIGFKRELLEKHLSSINIDPESFYSTLLQTNQIILTKSLEKVAMEILNCKMDAPAADFFLKAKANEWISIVIDTYLNRKKYKIEIDDDKALEDVARFLDDHFTMNVNQETLEKISKMSGTKLKNLFKEKYGQGITEYTQRKRMNMAETLLLNTKLPIKEIAESVGYTSHSKFSIYYKRYKGKLPSEVRNLACEHLNLKCDCCN; via the coding sequence ATGACTTATTATGATTTTGTAAAAGATTATATGAAGGTAGATGAATGTAAAAACAATAGAAAATATTCAAGTGCCGGACATACATTTTGTTGGAGCAAAAATAATTCAACTCATGCAGAAGGGCTTTATTGGTTTTATGAAGGAGATGGCTTCATTATTGATGTCCACGATTTTTATATCAGAGAAGAAGTTATTCAAAATAGTACTTATAGTATGTCAGACTATGTTTCAATCTATTCAAGCTACATCGTCAGCGCAAATGGCGAGAAATTTAGTCCTTATCAAACTTTGACTGCAAACTCTTTATGCACTCTTGATTTTGATAATATAAGAGATGACTTCCTGTTTTTATTACACGAGAATTCATATTATCTTTCTGTTTCTATAGGCTTTAAAAGAGAACTTTTGGAAAAGCACCTATCATCCATTAATATTGATCCAGAATCTTTTTATTCGACCTTACTTCAAACGAATCAAATTATACTTACAAAGTCTTTAGAAAAAGTAGCAATGGAAATATTAAATTGTAAGATGGACGCTCCTGCCGCTGATTTTTTCTTAAAAGCCAAAGCAAATGAATGGATAAGTATAGTAATAGATACCTACTTAAATAGAAAAAAATATAAAATTGAAATTGATGATGATAAAGCACTTGAAGATGTAGCAAGATTCTTAGACGATCATTTCACCATGAATGTAAATCAGGAAACCCTTGAAAAAATTTCTAAGATGAGCGGGACTAAATTAAAAAACTTGTTCAAAGAAAAATATGGTCAAGGCATTACAGAATACACCCAAAGAAAAAGAATGAATATGGCTGAGACTCTTCTCTTAAATACCAAACTTCCTATAAAGGAAATAGCTGAATCTGTCGGATACACATCTCATAGCAAATTTTCCATTTATTACAAAAGATATAAGGGAAAACTTCCTAGTGAAGTCCGTAATCTAGCTTGCGAACATCTCAATTTAAAATGCGATTGCTGTAATTAA
- the rplQ gene encoding 50S ribosomal protein L17 produces MAYSKLGRNTAARKALLRNMVTSLLQHERIETTETKAKELRRVADQMITLGKRGDLHARRQALAFIMDEGIVSKLFGEIAEKYADREGGYTRVLKISPRKGDAAPMAIIELV; encoded by the coding sequence ATGGCCTACAGCAAGTTGGGACGCAATACCGCAGCACGTAAAGCGTTGTTGCGCAACATGGTGACCTCCCTGCTCCAGCATGAACGCATTGAAACGACGGAAACGAAAGCAAAAGAACTGCGGCGCGTAGCGGATCAGATGATTACGCTCGGCAAACGTGGTGATTTACATGCCCGTCGTCAAGCTTTAGCTTTCATCATGGATGAAGGGATTGTATCCAAACTGTTCGGCGAAATTGCTGAAAAGTACGCTGACCGTGAAGGCGGTTACACACGCGTGCTGAAAATCAGCCCCCGTAAAGGGGACGCCGCTCCGATGGCAATCATCGAGTTGGTATAA